A genome region from Coffea arabica cultivar ET-39 chromosome 7e, Coffea Arabica ET-39 HiFi, whole genome shotgun sequence includes the following:
- the LOC113690813 gene encoding uncharacterized protein — protein sequence MAYILPNLSPTIIHSKEKSLHPSSPPLLLPPPPPRQASSLSVPTKQQLQHPRPHLLLHHPTTCATATAAVALASPQDNKQHEHDHRDDFFVNLGLAVRTLREDLPLLFTKDLNYGIYRDDITFVDPLNTFAGIEKYKLIFWALRFHGRILFREISLQVLRIWQPSENLILIRWNLRGVPRVPWEARGEFQATSRYKLDRNGKIYEHKVDNLAFNFPQPLKPAASVLDLVASCPTSPNPTFLWGPADVHSSSWVEFYRAVKETLDRETSLISQDCLIPCS from the exons atggcatatatcttgccCAACCTCTCCCCGACAATCATCCACTCCAAGGAAAAATCACTCCACCCCTCCTCTCCTCCTCTGCTTCTACCCCCACCGCCTCCTAGGCAGGCCTCCTCTCTTTCTGTTCCCACCAAGCAGCAGCTGCAGCACCCCCGCCCCCACCTACTCCTCCACCACCCCACCACCTGTGCCACCGCGACTGCTGCCGTTGCTCTTGCTTCTCCTCAGGATAATAAGCAGCATGAACATGACCACAGGGATGATTTCTTTGTGAACCTGGGTCTGGCTGTGCGTACCCTAAGGGAAGACCTCCCTCTCCTCTTCACCAAAGACCTCAATTATGGCATTTATAG GGATGACATCACATTCGTGGACCCATTGAACACCTTCGCTGGGATTGAAAAGTACAAACTGATCTTCTGGGCTTTGAGATTCCACGGCAGAATCTTGTTTAGGGAGATTTCACTTCAAGTACTTAGGATTTGGCAGCCGTCTGAGAATTTGATTCTGATCAGATGGAACTTGAGGGGTGTTCCTCGGGTCCCCTGGGAGGCCAGGGGGGAATTCCAGGCCACCTCCAGGTATAAGCTGGACCGCAACGGTAAAATCTACGAGCACAAAGTTGATAACTTGGCATTCAACTTCCCACAGCCCCTAAAACCTGCGGCTTCTGTGCTCGACCTGGTTGCTTCGTGTCCTACCAGCCCAAATCCTACATTTCTCTGGGGACCTGCCGACGTGCATTCTTCTTCCTGGGTTGAATTTTACCGAGCCGTCAAGGAGACTTTGGACAGAGAAACATCGTTGATTTCTCAAGATTGCTTAATTCCTTGTTCATAG